In Mixophyes fleayi isolate aMixFle1 chromosome 4, aMixFle1.hap1, whole genome shotgun sequence, the following proteins share a genomic window:
- the LOC142150889 gene encoding tripartite motif-containing protein 29-like, producing MASADLRQELDCDICLNIYTDPVTLRCGHNFCGVCIDHVLDTQEESGVYTCPEWRAECQERPALQRNITLCNIVGSFLSTRPDQKETGIFCTYCIHSPVPAAKSCLHCEASLCDNHLRVHSKSAEHVLSDPTTSLGNRKCAIHKKILEDYCTEDAACICVSCCLIGEHRGHQMESLDEASEKKEKLRNVLQKLTIKREETEKRVQRLQERRREDPEKAAGVTERVIAQFRDIRRQLENLEKRVLNEISRQEESVLLSVSDLIQQLELMKDELSRKMRHIEELCNMSDPVTVLQEPDTCDLCDTEDRERHDDQVQGVGDLDMGLNSGKLHTLSDIITGINTGIYVQEATDILLDVNTAGKYIRISGDRKTASWSPNQKRPNTPERFQYPQFLSMVEVWQVVAEEFDKLWNFCVVNYVTI from the exons atggcgtctgctgatctgagacaggagctggactgtgacatctgcctgaacatttatacagatcctgtaacactgagatgtggacacaacttctgtgGGGTCTGTATTGATCACgtgctggatacacaggaggagtctggagtttatacctgtcctgaatggagagcagagtgtcaggagcgtCCTGCACTGCAGAGGAACATAACTCTGTGTAACATAGTGGGGAGTTTCCTGTCTACTCGGCCAGATCAGAAGGAGACTGGGATCTTCTGCACTTACTGTATtcactctcctgtacctgctgctaaatcctgtctGCATTGTGAAGCTTCTCTCTGTGATAATcacctgagagtacacagcaagtcagcagaacacgTCTTATCTGATCCCACCACTTCCCTGGGGAACAGGAAATGCGCCATCCATAAGAAGATCCTGGAGGATTACTGCACTGAGGatgctgcctgtatctgtgtgtcctgctGTCTGATCGGGGAACACAGAGGACATCAGATGGAGTCACTGGATGAGGCCTCTGAGAAGAaggagaaactgagaaatgttctgcagaaactaACCataaagagagaggagactgagaaaagagtccagagactgcaggagcgcaggagagaagaTCCGGAAAAAGCAGCTGGTGTAACAGAGAGAGTCATTGCGCAGTTTAGAGACATTAGAAGACAGCTGGAAAacctagagaagagagtcctgaatgagatctccaggcaggaagagAGCGTTTTGCTAtcagtctctgatctgatccaACAGTTGGAATTAAtgaaggacgagctgtccaggaagatgcgtcacattgaagagttgtgtaacatgtctgatccagtgactgtcttacaggaaccagacacatgtgacttgtgtgatactgaggacagagagagacatgatgaCCAGGTCCAAGGTGTAGGAGATCTGGATATGGGTCTGAACTCAGGGAAACTACAcacattatctgatataataacaggtataaatACAGGGATCTATGTGCAGGAGgctacagacatattactggatgtaaacacagctgGTAAATATATACGAATATCAGGTGACAGGAAAACTGCATCCTGGTCACCAAACCAGAAACGTCCAAACACACCAGAGAGATTTCAGTATCCTCAG TTCCTATCGATGGTTGAGGTATGGCAAGTTGTTGCGGAAGAATTTGACAAGTTGTGGAATTTCTGTGTCGTGAATTATGTCACAATCTAA